The Acidobacteriota bacterium genome window below encodes:
- a CDS encoding SpoIIE family protein phosphatase: protein MNRIVTQALDAPGTEAGTMRKGLRLAVRGFLALAALLTVTITATSATMLYNSALALRDEAEASAVHLAELLSASFADMGEISLANVARTLDATLDDQMIAQARLAAHLVAAAEEAGQDPPRIIETLDAIVASTVLDEFWITDSVGFSYLTNVRDAAGALVPFRFDPDPTVQPQASKFYVLLGSDVDDVITQPAQVREIDQEVYKYVGVGGVDQERIVQIGNALVFGEQEILTNVYATERADVSAVVEGIVGQQMLVQATIVGHFVAAAEEAAWPAQEIEGRLRRIVGSTVIGEIRVVNPDGTVAYSTLLPPLAGGAAAGVPHAGELAPLLEGAERSVELATAPRASDGQVYKYVAVAGAGSPRVVQIGIPIEGSSGNLLYSVYQREADLLVRSRNLEALWVVNLDRELAAAAPRAGQAAAGTADAAGAFARRAEAVMGQAMEQGQVVSETSLSLLSPADRGIWVASPIINAGGIPIGGLALAVSLDDIANSVQAEARNTTLIAFVLLGFTAAAALWGTRWLTQPIEAIAAAARQVEMGRQPDEGPMETVMKRTDELGSLARVFEAMTVQVFNREEQLEMMVAARTDELQQSNRSLRLAQQALEQDLEMAKVVQAALVREGNVDLGGFAAYARMTPAQQVGGDFVDVLEPSGGKLFFTVCDVSGKGVAAALFMAASQGAINAAASESQSGDVGAIATEANRRLCAENPMGLFVTGVLAIVDLERAVMEYVCAGHEPAFLVAGDDSRRPLPMTGGVAMGVLDDFRYESRKQKLAPGEALFLYTDGLTDAVNLTGELFGKERLEATLDGASARSPEEIVDHVWSEIGTYSAGAPAADDMTCLVLRRRR from the coding sequence ATGAACCGAATCGTGACGCAAGCACTGGATGCGCCGGGCACTGAAGCAGGGACGATGAGGAAGGGTCTGCGCCTTGCGGTTCGAGGTTTCCTGGCGTTGGCCGCGCTCCTCACCGTCACGATCACGGCGACGTCGGCCACCATGCTCTACAACTCCGCCCTCGCCCTGCGCGACGAGGCGGAAGCGTCCGCGGTCCATCTGGCCGAGCTCCTGTCGGCGAGCTTCGCCGACATGGGCGAGATCTCGCTGGCCAACGTCGCCCGGACCCTCGACGCGACGCTCGACGACCAGATGATCGCGCAGGCCCGTCTGGCCGCCCACCTCGTTGCCGCGGCAGAGGAGGCGGGACAGGATCCGCCGCGCATCATCGAGACTCTCGACGCCATCGTGGCGAGCACCGTCCTCGACGAGTTCTGGATTACCGACAGCGTCGGATTCTCGTACCTCACCAATGTGCGCGACGCAGCCGGCGCGCTCGTGCCTTTTCGGTTCGACCCCGATCCGACCGTGCAGCCGCAGGCGTCGAAGTTCTACGTGCTGCTGGGATCGGACGTCGACGACGTGATCACGCAGCCCGCCCAGGTGCGGGAGATCGACCAGGAGGTCTACAAGTACGTCGGGGTCGGCGGCGTCGATCAGGAGCGGATCGTGCAGATCGGCAATGCGCTGGTCTTCGGCGAGCAGGAGATTCTGACCAACGTCTACGCCACCGAGCGTGCCGACGTGTCGGCCGTGGTGGAGGGGATCGTCGGCCAGCAGATGCTGGTGCAGGCGACCATCGTGGGGCACTTCGTGGCCGCGGCGGAGGAAGCCGCGTGGCCGGCCCAGGAAATCGAAGGACGCCTGCGGCGCATCGTCGGCTCGACCGTCATCGGCGAGATCCGGGTGGTGAATCCGGACGGTACGGTGGCCTATTCCACCCTGCTGCCGCCACTGGCGGGCGGAGCCGCCGCCGGCGTGCCGCATGCCGGCGAGCTCGCTCCGCTTCTCGAGGGCGCCGAGCGCAGCGTGGAGCTCGCGACCGCGCCGCGCGCTTCGGACGGACAGGTCTACAAGTACGTGGCGGTTGCCGGCGCGGGCTCCCCGCGGGTGGTGCAGATCGGCATCCCCATCGAGGGCAGCTCGGGCAACCTGCTGTACTCGGTATACCAGCGCGAGGCGGACCTGCTGGTCCGGTCACGCAACCTGGAGGCGCTCTGGGTCGTCAACCTCGACCGCGAGCTGGCGGCGGCCGCGCCGCGGGCCGGACAGGCGGCGGCCGGGACGGCGGATGCCGCCGGGGCCTTCGCGCGCCGGGCCGAGGCGGTCATGGGACAGGCCATGGAGCAGGGGCAGGTGGTCAGCGAGACCAGCCTCAGCCTGTTGTCGCCCGCGGACCGGGGCATCTGGGTCGCCTCGCCGATCATCAACGCCGGCGGCATCCCGATCGGCGGCCTCGCCCTCGCCGTGAGCCTGGACGACATCGCCAACAGCGTCCAGGCGGAGGCCAGGAATACCACCCTGATCGCCTTCGTCCTGCTCGGCTTCACCGCCGCCGCCGCACTCTGGGGCACGCGGTGGCTCACGCAACCCATCGAGGCGATCGCCGCGGCGGCCCGTCAGGTCGAGATGGGCAGGCAGCCGGACGAGGGCCCGATGGAAACCGTGATGAAACGCACGGACGAGCTCGGCAGTCTGGCGCGGGTGTTCGAGGCCATGACGGTGCAGGTCTTCAACCGCGAAGAGCAGCTCGAGATGATGGTCGCGGCGCGCACCGACGAGCTCCAGCAGAGCAACCGCAGCCTGCGCCTCGCCCAGCAGGCGCTGGAGCAGGATCTGGAGATGGCCAAGGTGGTGCAGGCCGCGCTGGTCCGCGAAGGGAACGTGGATCTCGGCGGCTTCGCGGCCTACGCCAGAATGACGCCTGCGCAGCAGGTGGGCGGCGACTTCGTCGACGTGCTCGAGCCGTCCGGCGGCAAGCTCTTCTTCACCGTCTGCGACGTCTCCGGCAAGGGGGTGGCGGCGGCGCTGTTCATGGCGGCTTCGCAGGGTGCGATCAACGCGGCGGCTTCCGAGAGCCAGAGCGGGGACGTCGGCGCCATCGCCACCGAGGCCAACCGCCGCCTCTGCGCCGAGAACCCGATGGGGCTGTTCGTTACCGGCGTGCTCGCCATCGTGGATCTGGAGCGGGCCGTCATGGAGTACGTCTGCGCCGGGCACGAGCCCGCGTTTCTCGTGGCCGGCGACGATTCGCGGCGGCCGCTCCCGATGACCGGCGGGGTGGCGATGGGCGTGCTCGACGATTTTCGGTACGAGAGCCGCAAACAGAAGCTGGCTCCCGGCGAGGCGCTGTTTCTCTATACGGACGGCCTGACCGACGCGGTGAATCTGACCGGCGAGCTGTTCGGCAAGGAACGGCTGGAAGCGACGCTCGACGGCGCGTCGGCGCGCTCTCCCGAGGAGATCGTGGATCACGTGTGGAGCGAGATCGGCACGTACTCCGCCGGCGCTCCCGCCGCCGACGACATGACCTGCCTGGTGCTGCGGCGGCGCCGGTGA
- a CDS encoding type II toxin-antitoxin system HicA family toxin yields the protein MGKGSHGRLHVDGRFTTVPRKEIGKGLLAAMLRDLDMDKEAF from the coding sequence GTGGGCAAGGGCAGCCATGGCCGCCTTCATGTCGATGGTCGCTTCACCACCGTCCCGCGCAAGGAGATTGGCAAAGGGCTGTTGGCCGCCATGTTGAGAGACCTCGACATGGACAAGGAGGCGTTCTGA
- a CDS encoding Lon family ATP-dependent protease, producing MMDAPMTASTSRRRIRVGVVLWGLLWMAAAAPEQSGAQTAQAPGSLPSAIPIFPLQDVMLFPGASRPLHIFEPRYREMVADALEGDRIIGMVMLHAGYEEEYAGNPPIYDIGCAGVITNVQRLEDGRYNIVLGGLVKFRITSEDRSRSYRVAEIDAIPETLGDADRDVLRGHRPLLMELLASVAPGQAPTPDELSDEMLVNGLSQFLGMSALDRLDLLRREGPLARAEALIGLLERGELSR from the coding sequence ATGATGGACGCACCGATGACTGCAAGCACCTCGCGGCGTCGCATCCGCGTCGGGGTCGTTCTGTGGGGCCTGCTGTGGATGGCGGCAGCCGCGCCGGAGCAATCCGGCGCGCAGACCGCCCAGGCTCCCGGTTCGCTCCCGTCGGCCATCCCGATCTTCCCGCTGCAGGACGTCATGCTGTTCCCCGGCGCCTCGCGGCCGCTGCACATCTTCGAGCCGCGCTACCGCGAGATGGTGGCCGACGCGCTCGAGGGGGATCGCATCATCGGCATGGTCATGCTGCACGCGGGGTACGAAGAAGAGTACGCCGGCAACCCGCCGATCTACGACATCGGCTGTGCGGGCGTGATCACGAACGTGCAGCGCCTGGAGGACGGCCGCTACAACATCGTCCTCGGCGGGCTCGTGAAGTTCCGGATCACGAGCGAGGACCGGAGCCGCTCCTACCGCGTGGCCGAAATCGATGCGATCCCGGAAACGCTGGGCGACGCCGACCGGGACGTGCTCCGTGGCCACCGCCCGCTGCTGATGGAACTGCTGGCGTCGGTCGCGCCGGGTCAGGCGCCGACGCCGGACGAGCTGTCCGACGAGATGCTGGTGAACGGACTCTCGCAGTTCCTGGGAATGAGTGCGCTCGACCGGCTGGACCTGCTGCGACGGGAGGGGCCGCTGGCGCGGGCCGAGGCGCTGATCGGCCTGCTCGAACGCGGAGAGCTGTCGCGGTGA
- a CDS encoding STAS domain-containing protein has protein sequence MDIEVAEEREGEALVLLPIGRLDSANARSFESIVMERVDRGERRLVVDFGRLNFISSSGMRVLLMAAKKLQAGQGKLVLCAMPDHIHEVFRISGFDQIIPIRDTRESAVDEA, from the coding sequence ATGGACATCGAAGTAGCGGAAGAGCGGGAAGGCGAGGCCCTCGTGCTCCTGCCGATTGGGCGTCTCGACAGCGCGAACGCGCGGTCGTTCGAATCCATCGTGATGGAGCGGGTCGACCGGGGCGAGCGGCGTCTGGTCGTCGACTTCGGCCGCCTGAACTTCATCAGCAGCTCCGGGATGCGCGTGCTCCTGATGGCCGCGAAGAAGCTGCAGGCCGGTCAGGGAAAGCTCGTGCTGTGCGCCATGCCGGACCATATACACGAAGTTTTTCGCATCAGCGGCTTCGATCAGATCATCCCGATCCGGGACACCCGCGAGTCCGCGGTGGACGAGGCCTGA
- a CDS encoding ATP-binding protein: MDELRVSLSPRLSAVRSLAQMVEEFGDANKLPDQQVYMINLALDELITNTVSYGLRGVARPRIEVGLQVHDSSLVLSIVDNGEKFDPTENTNPDVSSPVDERPIGGLGLHLIKTFADRVTYEYADGKNRLTLEHDLTPEAG, from the coding sequence ATGGATGAACTGCGCGTTTCGCTGTCGCCGAGGTTGTCGGCGGTGCGCAGTCTGGCGCAGATGGTCGAGGAGTTCGGCGACGCCAACAAGCTGCCGGACCAGCAGGTCTACATGATCAACCTGGCGCTCGACGAGTTGATCACGAACACGGTGAGCTACGGTCTCCGCGGGGTCGCCCGCCCCAGGATCGAAGTCGGCCTGCAGGTCCATGATTCTTCGTTGGTGCTGTCCATCGTGGACAACGGCGAGAAGTTCGATCCGACGGAGAACACGAACCCCGACGTGTCGTCACCGGTCGACGAGAGGCCGATAGGCGGTCTGGGGCTGCACTTGATCAAGACTTTTGCGGACCGCGTGACGTACGAGTACGCGGACGGGAAGAACCGGTTGACGCTGGAACACGATCTCACGCCGGAGGCCGGGTGA
- the recQ gene encoding DNA helicase RecQ produces MPGSARELLGRVFGYDRFRGQQEAIVEHTIAGGDSLVLMPTGGGKSLCYQLPALVRPGAAVVVSPLIALMRDQVDTLLQAGVRAACLNSTLAYEAVRDVEDRLRAGGIDLLYVAPERLLGERTLALLDEVELALFAIDEAHCVSQWGHDFRPEYLQLSALHERFPAVPRIALTATADEPTRREIRERLRLQEARVFIAGFDRPNIRYRVVPKQSPREQLARLLDNEHRGDAGIVYCLSRRRVEETAEWLRARGVDARPYHAGLGGRERGDTQDAFVRGEGVVIVATIAFGMGIDKPDVRFVAHLDLPKSLEAYYQETGRAGRDGLPATAWMAYGLQDVITLRQMVDGSEAGEARKRLEIRKLDAMLGYCELTTCRRRTLLAYFGETLTEPCGNCDNCLEPPESWDATEAAQQALSCVYRTGQRFGVAYVVDVLRGKDDERIRRFGHDRLSTFGVGADLDARQWRSVIRQIVARGLLRVDVEKYGSLQLTAAARPVLRGEAAVALRRDALPARKVRPAREARDRVQSVLGAQSRALFDALRARRRELAEEQGVPPYVIFHDASLVEMAERRPGTLDEFAAIPGVGATKLERYGETFIEIIRTHEAEQPAPAAAAP; encoded by the coding sequence ATGCCCGGTTCGGCTCGCGAGTTGCTCGGCCGCGTCTTCGGCTACGACCGGTTCCGCGGACAGCAGGAAGCGATCGTCGAGCATACGATCGCGGGCGGCGACAGCCTGGTGTTGATGCCGACGGGCGGCGGCAAGTCGCTCTGCTACCAGCTCCCGGCGCTCGTCCGCCCCGGCGCCGCCGTGGTCGTCTCGCCGCTCATCGCGCTGATGCGCGACCAGGTGGACACGCTGCTGCAGGCCGGCGTGCGGGCGGCCTGCCTCAACTCCACGCTCGCGTACGAGGCGGTGCGCGACGTGGAGGACCGACTGCGGGCGGGCGGGATCGACCTGCTCTACGTGGCCCCCGAGCGGCTGCTCGGGGAGCGGACGCTCGCGCTGCTCGACGAGGTAGAGCTCGCGCTGTTCGCGATCGACGAGGCGCACTGCGTGTCGCAGTGGGGTCACGATTTCCGGCCGGAGTACCTGCAGCTCTCCGCGCTTCACGAGCGCTTTCCGGCCGTGCCCCGCATCGCCCTCACCGCGACCGCCGACGAGCCCACGCGGCGGGAGATCCGGGAGCGGCTGCGCCTGCAGGAGGCGCGCGTGTTCATCGCCGGTTTCGACCGGCCGAACATCCGCTACCGGGTCGTGCCGAAGCAGAGCCCGCGCGAGCAGCTCGCGCGGCTCCTCGACAACGAGCACCGGGGAGACGCCGGCATCGTCTACTGCCTGTCGCGCCGCCGGGTCGAGGAGACGGCCGAGTGGCTGCGCGCACGCGGCGTGGACGCCCGCCCCTACCACGCCGGCCTCGGCGGGCGGGAGCGCGGCGACACGCAGGACGCGTTCGTGCGCGGCGAGGGCGTCGTCATCGTCGCGACGATCGCCTTCGGCATGGGCATCGACAAGCCCGACGTCCGCTTCGTCGCCCACCTCGACCTGCCGAAGAGCCTCGAGGCGTACTACCAGGAGACCGGCCGGGCCGGACGGGACGGCCTGCCCGCGACGGCCTGGATGGCCTACGGGCTGCAGGACGTGATCACCCTGCGGCAGATGGTCGACGGATCCGAGGCCGGCGAGGCGCGCAAGCGGCTGGAGATCCGCAAGCTGGACGCCATGCTCGGCTACTGCGAGCTGACGACCTGCCGGCGGCGTACGCTGCTCGCCTACTTCGGCGAGACGCTGACGGAACCGTGCGGGAACTGCGACAACTGCCTGGAGCCGCCCGAGTCGTGGGACGCGACGGAAGCGGCGCAGCAGGCGCTGTCGTGCGTCTACCGGACCGGGCAGCGTTTCGGGGTCGCCTACGTGGTCGATGTGCTGCGCGGGAAGGACGACGAGCGGATCCGGCGCTTCGGCCACGATCGGCTCTCGACGTTCGGGGTCGGCGCCGACCTCGACGCCCGGCAGTGGCGATCGGTGATCCGCCAGATCGTCGCCCGTGGGCTGCTGCGCGTCGACGTCGAGAAGTACGGGTCGCTGCAACTGACCGCCGCCGCGCGGCCGGTGCTGCGGGGCGAAGCCGCGGTCGCGCTGCGGCGGGACGCGCTCCCGGCCCGGAAGGTGCGGCCGGCCCGGGAGGCGCGCGACCGCGTGCAGTCGGTGCTCGGGGCACAGAGCCGGGCGCTGTTCGACGCGCTGCGGGCGCGCCGCCGCGAGCTGGCCGAGGAGCAGGGCGTGCCGCCCTACGTGATCTTCCACGACGCGAGCCTGGTGGAGATGGCCGAGCGACGGCCGGGCACGCTCGACGAGTTCGCGGCGATCCCGGGCGTGGGCGCGACGAAGCTGGAGCGCTACGGCGAGACGTTCATCGAGATCATCCGCACGCACGAGGCCGAACAGCCCGCCCCGGCCGCCGCGGCCCCGTAG
- a CDS encoding NIPSNAP family protein, translating into MLKQKRYLVAILGLAVFGLGYAAGQFSAFESVAQAQGERIFEMRTYTALPGRLDALNARFRNHTTRIFEKHGMTNIGYWTPQEAPLAENTLVYILAHDSRDAGQASWDAFRADPEWAQVSEESQRDGRIVEGVDVLWLEATDYSKIK; encoded by the coding sequence ATGTTGAAGCAGAAGCGGTACCTCGTCGCGATCCTCGGTCTCGCGGTCTTCGGCCTCGGCTACGCCGCCGGCCAGTTCTCCGCGTTCGAGAGCGTCGCCCAGGCGCAGGGCGAGCGCATCTTCGAGATGCGCACCTACACCGCGCTCCCGGGCCGCCTCGACGCCCTGAACGCCCGGTTCCGCAACCACACCACGCGCATCTTCGAGAAGCACGGCATGACCAACATCGGCTACTGGACGCCGCAGGAAGCGCCGCTGGCCGAGAACACGCTGGTCTACATCCTGGCGCACGACAGCCGCGACGCGGGCCAGGCGAGCTGGGACGCGTTCCGGGCGGATCCCGAATGGGCGCAGGTGTCCGAGGAATCACAGCGCGACGGCCGCATCGTGGAGGGCGTCGACGTGCTGTGGCTGGAGGCGACCGACTACTCGAAGATCAAGTAG
- a CDS encoding type II toxin-antitoxin system HicB family antitoxin: MRYLYPCVLEQEEGGGFVVSFPDVPGANTCGDDRAEALAMAEDALAVALAGHVHERWDIPVPSPAAPGQVLVAVPPLVAAKLVLYSAMREQGMTKTALADRLGLSESVVRRLLNPDHRSHISQIEKALRVVGRRLAVEDRVA; encoded by the coding sequence ATGCGCTACCTGTACCCCTGCGTCCTCGAGCAGGAGGAAGGCGGCGGCTTCGTGGTTTCGTTTCCGGACGTTCCGGGGGCCAACACCTGCGGGGATGATCGGGCCGAGGCGCTGGCGATGGCGGAGGATGCCCTGGCGGTTGCTCTCGCCGGCCACGTACACGAGCGGTGGGATATTCCCGTTCCGAGTCCGGCCGCGCCCGGCCAGGTCCTGGTCGCCGTTCCGCCGCTGGTTGCGGCGAAGCTGGTGCTCTATTCCGCGATGCGCGAGCAGGGCATGACCAAGACCGCTCTTGCGGACCGGTTGGGGCTGAGCGAGTCTGTCGTCCGCCGCCTCCTCAATCCCGATCACCGGTCTCACATCAGCCAGATCGAGAAGGCGCTGCGGGTGGTCGGGCGGCGGCTGGCCGTTGAAGACCGGGTTGCGTAG
- a CDS encoding alpha/beta fold hydrolase, with amino-acid sequence MRELPGHAAAPRPAPAQSAPAPAEQAEAIGPYDPSWLPDGVRSRFVHNVNGLTMHVLEAGFETAGRPALLLLHGFPELAYSWRHVMAPLADAGYHVIAPDQRGYGRTTGWSADYDGSLRPFSRLNAVRDALALISAFGYRTVDAVIGHDFGSPIAAWSAVARPDVFRAVALMSAPFGGTPTFPFDTADDGPLSDPPGGPDIYEEMARLPRPRKHYQRYYRTREANPNMWRASQGVHDFMRAYYHHKSADWAENRPYRLAGWTATEVAKMPTYYIMDLDMGMAETVALHMPTPAEIAANRWLPDRELHVYAVEYERNGFQGGLQWYRSGVINDEPLTFAGRTIDIPSLFIAGSSDWGAYQRPGSLERMQETACTDMRGVHFVDGAGHWVQQEQPEETVRLLLEFLREA; translated from the coding sequence ATGCGGGAGTTGCCCGGTCACGCGGCTGCCCCGCGCCCCGCACCCGCGCAGAGCGCGCCCGCACCCGCCGAGCAGGCCGAGGCGATCGGCCCCTACGATCCGAGCTGGCTCCCGGACGGCGTCCGCTCGCGCTTCGTCCACAACGTCAACGGTCTGACGATGCACGTGCTCGAAGCCGGCTTCGAGACGGCGGGGCGTCCGGCCCTGCTCCTTCTCCACGGCTTCCCGGAGCTCGCCTACAGTTGGCGGCACGTCATGGCGCCGCTGGCCGACGCCGGCTACCACGTCATCGCCCCGGATCAGCGCGGTTACGGGCGCACGACGGGCTGGAGCGCCGACTACGACGGCAGCCTGCGGCCGTTCAGCCGGCTGAACGCGGTACGCGACGCGCTGGCGCTGATCTCGGCGTTCGGCTACCGCACGGTGGACGCGGTGATCGGCCATGACTTCGGCTCCCCCATCGCGGCGTGGTCGGCGGTGGCGCGGCCGGACGTCTTCCGCGCCGTCGCCCTGATGAGCGCCCCGTTCGGCGGCACCCCGACGTTCCCGTTCGACACCGCGGACGACGGTCCGCTGTCGGATCCGCCGGGAGGTCCGGACATCTACGAGGAAATGGCCCGCCTGCCGCGCCCGCGGAAGCACTACCAGCGCTACTACCGCACGCGCGAGGCGAACCCGAACATGTGGCGCGCTTCCCAGGGCGTGCACGACTTCATGCGCGCCTACTACCACCACAAGAGCGCCGACTGGGCCGAGAACCGGCCCTACCGGCTGGCCGGGTGGACGGCGACCGAGGTCGCCAAGATGCCGACCTACTACATCATGGACCTCGACATGGGCATGGCCGAGACGGTGGCGCTGCACATGCCCACGCCGGCCGAGATCGCCGCCAACCGGTGGCTGCCGGACCGCGAGCTGCACGTCTACGCCGTCGAGTACGAGCGCAACGGCTTCCAGGGCGGCCTGCAGTGGTACCGCTCCGGCGTCATCAACGACGAGCCGCTCACGTTCGCCGGCCGGACCATCGACATCCCGTCGCTGTTCATCGCCGGATCGAGCGACTGGGGCGCCTACCAGCGGCCCGGCTCGCTGGAGCGGATGCAGGAGACCGCCTGCACCGACATGCGCGGCGTGCACTTCGTCGACGGCGCCGGCCACTGGGTGCAGCAGGAGCAGCCGGAGGAGACCGTGCGCCTGCTGCTGGAGTTCCTGCGCGAGGCGTAG
- a CDS encoding ATP-binding protein, whose amino-acid sequence MAEELRVTIPARLSEVRELSSMVEAFGDANDLPDPKVFVINLALDELITNTVTHGLEDMADAEIRIRMRVVAGTLILVMEDNGQPFDPTQDTNADVTSSLEERAVGGLGLHLVKSFADRVSYEFVEGRNRLTMEHDLARASE is encoded by the coding sequence ATGGCCGAGGAACTGCGCGTGACGATTCCGGCACGGCTGTCGGAAGTTCGCGAACTGTCGAGCATGGTGGAGGCGTTCGGCGACGCCAACGATCTGCCCGATCCGAAGGTGTTCGTCATCAACCTCGCGCTCGACGAGTTGATCACCAACACCGTGACGCACGGCCTCGAGGACATGGCCGATGCCGAGATCCGGATAAGGATGCGGGTCGTCGCCGGCACGCTGATTCTGGTCATGGAGGACAACGGACAGCCGTTCGATCCGACGCAGGACACGAACGCGGACGTCACGTCGTCCCTCGAAGAGCGGGCCGTCGGCGGGTTGGGTCTGCACCTGGTGAAGAGCTTTGCCGACCGCGTCTCCTACGAGTTCGTGGAAGGCCGAAACCGGTTGACCATGGAGCACGATCTCGCGAGGGCGTCGGAGTGA
- a CDS encoding matrixin family metalloprotease has protein sequence MREPSRLANIGMPHFIVTTRRRPTTPGRTAWRPLALLILALLPGPVGSAHAEPVEHRVVIIAYDTNDVRLPMALDAIAFWNGVMEELELNVRLVEELHIASPVTRALENYARSISQRAGRRRGGPGEPDAPAEITDFGVEAVLLLSRQDLMSFAWPLPRYPGHFVAIEEDRTAMAVNPNIARNIIAHEIGHTLGLRHNRDPTTLMCGPCRTHELAVDRPEYMRLTERDRRRLIERYASR, from the coding sequence ATGCGGGAACCGAGCAGACTCGCGAACATCGGCATGCCCCACTTCATCGTCACGACACGCCGGCGGCCAACGACGCCCGGGCGAACCGCATGGAGGCCGCTGGCGTTGCTGATCCTGGCCCTGCTCCCGGGTCCCGTCGGCTCCGCGCACGCGGAACCGGTCGAGCACCGCGTGGTCATCATCGCCTACGACACCAACGACGTCCGGCTGCCGATGGCGCTCGACGCGATCGCGTTCTGGAACGGCGTCATGGAGGAGCTCGAGCTGAACGTGCGCCTCGTCGAGGAGCTCCATATCGCCTCGCCGGTCACGCGCGCGCTGGAGAACTACGCGCGGTCGATCTCCCAACGCGCCGGTCGCCGCCGCGGCGGGCCGGGCGAGCCGGACGCGCCGGCCGAGATCACCGACTTCGGCGTCGAGGCCGTCCTGCTCCTCTCGCGCCAGGACCTGATGTCGTTCGCCTGGCCGCTGCCGCGGTACCCCGGCCACTTCGTGGCGATCGAGGAAGATCGGACCGCGATGGCGGTCAACCCGAACATCGCCCGGAACATCATCGCGCACGAAATCGGGCACACCCTCGGGCTGCGCCACAACCGCGATCCGACCACCCTGATGTGCGGTCCCTGCCGCACCCACGAGCTCGCCGTGGACCGGCCGGAGTACATGCGGTTGACCGAGCGCGACCGCCGGCGGCTCATCGAGCGCTACGCTTCCCGGTAG
- a CDS encoding nucleoside-binding protein: MHNIAWTRSLGRWTAATVFLLAAPAAAVAQTEFHYQYGRLANPFSGARHYTQILTVQQASIWSLGESFVFIDILEDGVADGFNDLEFYGEWYPTLSFGRLADRTVGAGPVRDVALIGGINFDGDANVLKWLPGVRLSWDVPGFVFFNTDVTAFIDASSGLERGGAPRTTDSFMFDASWGAAFDIGSQSFWFTGHAEYIGATTNELGLPVKGWTLAQPQLGWDIGKALTGAANQLFLGVEYQYWRNKLGVDEDDNVAQLWVMWRL; the protein is encoded by the coding sequence ATGCACAACATCGCGTGGACCCGTTCGCTCGGGCGCTGGACCGCGGCCACGGTGTTTCTGCTGGCTGCGCCGGCCGCCGCCGTCGCGCAGACGGAGTTCCACTACCAGTACGGCCGTCTCGCCAATCCTTTTTCCGGGGCGCGCCACTACACGCAGATTCTGACCGTGCAGCAGGCGTCGATCTGGTCGCTCGGCGAGAGCTTCGTCTTCATCGACATTCTCGAGGACGGCGTCGCGGACGGCTTCAACGACCTGGAGTTCTACGGCGAGTGGTATCCCACGCTGAGCTTCGGCAGGCTGGCGGATCGGACCGTCGGCGCCGGGCCGGTGCGAGACGTCGCGCTGATCGGCGGCATCAACTTCGACGGCGACGCCAACGTTCTCAAGTGGCTGCCGGGGGTGCGGCTTTCCTGGGACGTGCCCGGCTTCGTCTTCTTCAACACGGATGTGACCGCCTTCATCGACGCCAGCAGCGGGCTCGAGCGGGGCGGGGCGCCCCGGACGACGGACAGCTTCATGTTCGACGCGAGCTGGGGGGCCGCCTTCGACATCGGCAGCCAGTCCTTCTGGTTCACCGGCCATGCCGAGTACATCGGCGCGACCACCAACGAGCTCGGTCTGCCCGTGAAGGGGTGGACCCTCGCGCAGCCGCAGCTCGGTTGGGACATCGGCAAGGCGCTGACGGGCGCCGCCAATCAGCTCTTTCTCGGCGTCGAGTACCAGTACTGGCGGAACAAGCTGGGCGTGGACGAGGACGACAACGTCGCGCAGCTCTGGGTGATGTGGCGTCTGTGA